A window of the Gordonia humi genome harbors these coding sequences:
- the ahcY gene encoding adenosylhomocysteinase produces MTAPSDAMTSQTINGVEFKVADLSLAEYGRKEIRLAEHEMPGLMELRREYADVAPLKGARISGSLHMTVQTAVLIETLTALGAEVRWASCNIFSTQDEAAAAIVVGPNGTPEEPAGVPVFAWKGESLEEYWWAAEKMLTWPDQPANMILDDGGDATMLVLRGAEFEKAGVVPPEDSSHPAEYKVFLELLRKSMAADAGKWTAVAESVQGVTEETTTGVLRLYQFAAAGDLKFPAINVNDSVTKSKFDNKYGTRHSLIDGINRGTDVLIGGKKALVCGYGDVGKGCAESLKGQGARVQVTEIDPINALQALMDGFDVVTVDDAIGDADIVITSTGNLGIITFEQMKKMKNQAILGNIGHFDNEIDMAGLEAAEEMTRIKIKPQVDQWVFGDGHSIIVLSEGRLLNLGNATGHPSFVMSNSFSNQVIAQIELWTKNSEYDNEVYRLPKHLDEKVARIHVEALGGTLTKLTKEQAEYIGVDVEGPYKPEHYRY; encoded by the coding sequence GAGATGCCGGGCCTGATGGAGCTGCGTCGCGAGTACGCCGACGTCGCACCGCTGAAGGGCGCCCGCATCTCCGGCTCGCTGCACATGACCGTGCAGACCGCCGTTCTCATCGAGACCCTGACCGCGTTGGGAGCAGAGGTCCGCTGGGCCTCGTGCAACATCTTCTCCACGCAGGACGAGGCCGCCGCGGCGATCGTCGTCGGACCGAACGGAACCCCGGAAGAGCCCGCGGGCGTGCCGGTGTTCGCATGGAAGGGCGAGAGCCTCGAAGAGTACTGGTGGGCCGCCGAGAAGATGCTCACCTGGCCGGACCAGCCGGCCAACATGATCCTCGACGACGGCGGCGACGCCACCATGCTGGTGCTGCGCGGCGCCGAGTTCGAGAAGGCGGGCGTCGTGCCGCCCGAGGACTCGTCGCACCCCGCCGAGTACAAGGTGTTCCTCGAACTGCTTCGCAAGTCGATGGCCGCCGACGCGGGCAAGTGGACCGCCGTCGCCGAGTCGGTGCAGGGCGTCACCGAGGAGACCACCACCGGTGTCCTGCGCCTGTACCAGTTCGCCGCGGCCGGCGACCTCAAGTTCCCGGCGATCAACGTCAACGACTCGGTCACCAAGAGCAAGTTCGACAACAAGTACGGCACCCGGCACTCGCTCATCGACGGCATCAACCGTGGCACCGACGTTCTGATCGGTGGCAAGAAGGCCCTCGTCTGCGGTTACGGCGATGTCGGCAAGGGCTGCGCCGAGAGCCTCAAGGGGCAGGGCGCGCGCGTCCAGGTCACCGAGATCGACCCGATCAACGCGCTGCAGGCGCTCATGGACGGTTTCGACGTCGTCACCGTCGACGACGCGATCGGCGACGCCGACATCGTCATCACGTCGACCGGCAACCTCGGCATCATCACCTTCGAGCAGATGAAGAAGATGAAGAACCAGGCCATCCTGGGCAACATCGGTCACTTCGACAACGAGATCGACATGGCCGGTCTCGAGGCGGCCGAGGAGATGACCCGCATCAAGATCAAGCCGCAGGTGGACCAGTGGGTCTTCGGCGACGGACACTCGATCATCGTGCTGTCCGAGGGCCGCCTGTTGAATCTGGGCAACGCGACCGGCCACCCGTCGTTCGTCATGAGCAACAGCTTCTCGAACCAGGTCATCGCGCAGATCGAGCTGTGGACCAAGAACAGCGAATACGACAACGAGGTCTACCGGCTGCCCAAGCACCTCGACGAGAAGGTCGCGCGCATCCACGTCGAGGCCCTCGGCGGCACGCTGACCAAGCTCACCAAGGAGCAGGCCGAATACATCGGCGTCGACGTCGAAGGCCCGTACAAGCCGGAGCACTACCGCTACTGA